The Nocardia sp. NBC_00508 nucleotide sequence CGCGTGGGAGTTCTCCCGTGGCGAAGGCCAGCTCATCGCGGTGATCGACACGGGCGTCGTCGCGCACCCACGCCTGCCCGATCTCGAAGCGGGCGGCGACTATGTGGCGGAACCCGGCGACGGCACCAGCGAGGACTGTGACGCCCACGGCACGGTCGTCGCAGGCATCGTCGCCGCCAAACCCGTAGAGGGACAGGGTTTTTCCGGCGTAGCCCCGGAGGCGCGAGTTCTCTCGATCCGCCAGACGAGCGCCCTGTACGAGATCCCCGGCAGGCAGGACAAACGGCCGGAAGATCCGCCGAAGGGATACGGCAGGCTCGATGCGCTCGCCTCGGCGATCCGGCGGGCTGCCGACCGGCGCGCTTCGGTCATCAACATCTCGCTGGTCTCGTGCGTGCCGAATGGCCAGAGCTTCAACGACGGCCCGGTCGGCGCCGCTGTGCGTTACGCGACGTTGGAGATGGACGCCGTCGTCGTGGTCGCGGCAGGCAATACCGACGGAAACTGCAAGCCGAGCAACCCCGGGATCGACCCGCTGAAGCCGGAGGGCGATCAATGGAACAACGTGACCACCAATGTCACGCCCGCCCGCTACGACGACTACGTCCTGACCGTCGGATCGATCGACCAGAACGGCGCACCGTCGAATTTCACCGTGCCGGGGCCATGGGTCGGCGTCGCGGCACCCGGTGAGGACATCGTCTCGCTCGATCCGCGCGGGACCGGCACCATCACCGGCAAATACGACGGCCAGAGCCTGGTGCCGCTCAAGGGCACGAGTTTCGCGGCGCCCTATGTGTCCGGTGTGGTCGCCTTGGTCCGCGCGCGCTTCCCCGAACTCAGCGCTCTCGACGTCATCAAACGCATCCAGGCCACGGCGCACGCCCCGGCCGAAGGCTGGAACCCGTACGTCGGCTATGGCGCGATCGACCCGATTGCCGCATTGACAGCCGAAGTACCGAAAGCGCTCCCGCCGAAGAAACCGGCGGCGCCGCTGAGTGTGCAACTGGCGGTTCCCGCGCCATCTCCGGCGCCGGACCACCGCGCTCGCAACGTCGCGTTGATCGGCAGCGGCAGCGTCGCGGGACTACTGATCCTGGGCATGCTCGCTTCTTTCCCGATCCGCCGCCGGTTCGGCGTCCACGAGGACGGGTGAGAACTTCCGTGTTCCCGATCTGGCGCCGACCTGTGCGACTCCGACCGGCCAACGTGCTCGAGTGAACGGCGGCAGCTAGCGTGCACGTGTTGCAATGCGGTAGCTGAATACCGCGTCAGATCGACACAGGTAGCTGCCATGTCATCCGTAATGTCCGATTCCGATCCCCAGAGCAAGCCCGGCGTGGCGACAACGGCGAGCCCGCCCGTGCTCACCCGCAGGCAGGCATGGGAACGTGCGACGAATGCGCCGATGATCATGCTCGCGGTGTGCTTCGTCGGCATCTACGCCTGGTACGTGCTCGACACCGGTGCGTCACAGGAACTGGATGCCTGGCTCACGCGTGCGGACGTGGCGATCTGGGCGGTTTTCGCGGCGGACTTCGCTATCCGGCTGTGGTTGTCCACGAATCGCTGGCGCTTCGTGCGCACCCATCCGCTGGAGTTGCTGATCGTATTGCTGCCGCCGTTCCGTCCGGTGCGGCTGGTCCGGGCGGCGCTGCTGCTGGTCGACACGGTGAACCGGAGAGCAGTGACCCGTGCCCGCATGGCGGTGTTCGTCGGCACCAGCTCGGCGCTCGTGATCCTGCTGTGTAGCCTGGCATTCTTCGATGCCGAGTACGGGGTCGAGGACAGCAAGATCGATAGCTTCGGCGACGCGCTGTGGTGGTCGATGGTGTCGGTGACGACCGTCGGCTACGGGGATGTCTATCCGGTGACGACCGAGGGTCGCTTCGTCTCGCTGATCCTGATGACCTTCGGCATCGGCCTGATCAGCTTCGCCATCGGCACCACCACCAGCTGGGTGATGGACCAGCTGAGGTCCGTCGAACAGTCCGCGGAGCGTGCCGATATCGAGATCGGCCTCCTGGCCGAGGAGGTCCGTGCCCTGCGCGCCGAGGTCGCCGCGCTCGCCAGTTCGGCCGCCGACAACCCGGCGGCCCCGATGGCACCAGCTGATACGCATGGTCCGTAGCCATTCGGCCGGTCGGCCAGGCCACCGCGCCGCAGCCAGCCCCTTTGCCCATCTGGTACAGCACTTCCGCACTCGCTCCCGCATTTGCTCGGGCATCGGTTCCCAGATCTGGAAGGCCGCGAATATGCGGTCGTCAACTGCTGCCGTAGGTTCGGCCCATGGCGGCAGCAAATGGTGTGCAAGTTTGGGTGCCGAGCCTGGGGGGTATGAAGCCGAACGCTAGATGTCACAGGAAAGAGGAAAGGGTTCTACATTGATCAACGTCAAAAAGCCGATCGCCGTGTGTGCGGCCGCAATCGGGATCACTGCCGGGGCGGCGGTATTCCTCCCGGCCACGGCATCTGCGGCAACATATGGCGGACAGTGCGGTGAAGGTTTCAAGGTGATCGACTCACACGAGTTGAAGGGCGGCACGGTCTTTCTCACCTACGACGGTAGGACAAACTGCGTGGTCACCGTGCGGGACAAGCCGGGCGAGGCGATATCGATGGGCGCCGGTGTGCGGCAGTCGAAGGACCACTCCCAGGTGGTCGTGAACGACGACCGCGTCTTCACCCACTTCGCTTATGCGAAGATCGAAGCGGAAGGCAAGTGCATCGACTGGGGCGGCCGCATCAAGGACGACCTCTTCGAGGAATTCGGCGTGCACTGCGGTAACTGAGCCTCGATCCACCGGCGTCCTTGCGGCCGTCGGTATGCCAGGAACGGGAAAGTGTCCTTCAAGCTGGGATGATTGCTGTTGTCTCGGCAACAATCGTGCAGTTCGAGAAGGCACTTCCCGTCTGGACAAAGCCCGCGGTGCCGCCCTCCGCCGCAAGATCATCGCTGTCCCCGCACGGCTGACCTGGCCACGGCGAAACCCGTGCTGCATCTCCCCGCACTGGCCCTGGACCGAAGATCTTTAGTTGCAACTGTAGTTGGGATCGTTGTCTTCGCGGTATGCGCGGACGGTGGTGTCGATCAGGCGCCGCATGCAGGGGCCTACGTCGATCAGGAGGATCCACCGTGCCCCGTTGCCGAACCACACAACGCATCGAACCGGTGGCGGAAGTGTTCGGCCTCGTCTCCGCGTAACCGCGAGACTCCGACTCGCACTGGTCGGAGCTCTTGTACCAGGCGCGGAGAGCTGACCGGGCCTTTCAGCAGCGATAAGGCCATGTGCCCCTCGGTGATTGCCGTGTTGAGATCGCCGAGACCAGCGAGCGACGCCGCGAAGTACGCACGGTACGACGCCTCGTCTCGCGGAAGCATGGTTCCTCCACTGCCGATCGCCTCGCGATAAACGGTTGCCGCCCTACTGTGCTGTCCCAAGTAGGAGCGCCCTCTCGCCTCGATGGATTTGATCTCGGCCGGAGTGACGAAATGCAACCAGATCGGGTCATCCGAATCATCGAGGCCACGGTCCACTTCCCGCCAGGCGCGGATCATGGCCTGTTCGAACTCGCGTCCCTCGCCAACCGCCGCGTGCGCCACTGCTACTCGCGCAGTGCGGAGTGCGTTCAAACGCGCTGAAGGGATTCGGCGGGCAAGTTCGCTTGCACGCTGCGCCAGATGTACCGGCTCACGGCTCGTCGGACGTTTCGTGGCGAGGAAGGACATGTTCGCGACGGCGTCCTCCAGCAACTCTTCCTTTCCGCATTGTTCTGCGAGAAGAACTGCCTCCGTGTAGAACCGCCTCGCCCTCTCAAACCGCCCGATGTCTTCGGCGACCCAACCTGCGAAACCGGCGAGCCGACAGGCCGCATCGATCAAGTCCGCGCCTATGCGGGAACCGTATTCACCATGATCGACCAGGCGACGAGCCAGACCGTACTGCTGTATTACGAAGTCAGCGATCCTGCCGCCGCCGTACACGTTATCGTGCTCCCACAGCTGCTGAGTCACCCTGCGCAGGTACGCGATGTGGCCAGTTCCGACTCGTATCGGATCCGACCACGGCAGGTCAGCCGCCGCACCCGTAGCCGCCACCGCGATCGTTGCTGTCTGAACGAATTGCCTGCGATCCACGTCATCGACTCCTTCACCGGGCCTATCCTCGATGGTCCCTGTGTTGGTGTCGCCGAGCAAGAGCGGCAACAGCGCGCAGCGGGGGATGCCGAGCGCATCCGCAGCCCGGATCAACTCGCGCACATCGAAAATCGTGCCGACCTCACCACGTTCGACCCGCCCGGCATGGGTTCGATCCCAGTGCAGTAGCTCCCCGAAGTCGACCTGGGACAAGCCCATCTGCTTACGCACGAGCGCCAACGCCGGGCCCGGCTTGCCCGAGGCGAGCAACTGCCGGAACCGCGGCGAATCCCACACAGCGGTGAACGGTGAATCGGTCACATCCGGCCCCCTACCCCGAAGCGATACGCAATACCCGGAACTTTATGCCCGCCAACACAAATCACGGCGGCAAACAGCAGAAATCGCGCAATCGGGCCGGTCGGCCGACGCTGTCGCCGCAGCGCTTGCCGCGGCCGAGGCTACTGAGAGTCCGGCGCCGGGCCGATGACATCTCCTTGGCACATCGGCCGCAAAGGGTTGCCGGTCGGTGGCGTGAGCCCCCGGCGCCGGACGCTCGATTTCCTGTCGACGCGAAAGGACAGAGCATGACACGGCCGCCCATGACGCCGCAGCCGCCCGCCCCACAAGTCCTCCCCAAGGCGCTGGGTTACCTGCGCACCGACGTGAGCGGGCCGAACTGGCAGCAAGACGAGCAGGCGATCCTGGCACTGGCCACCCGGCTCGGCTACGACCTGGTGAAAACCGTGCGCATGAACCCCGAGATCCACGACCCGCTGTCCCGGCTGCTGATCATCGTCCGCCGCCTCGATATCGCCGCGGTGATCACGCCGACCCTGGAACACATCGGGGGCCCCGGCCGCGTCTGCCGCGTCTGTTCCCTGATCACCATCGCCCCGGAATACGACTGGGCACTCGCCTACAAACCATCCGACGGAAGTGGGCAATAGTGCCCGCGGAGTTCGCAGTCGTATTGACCGTCACAGCCGCCGTCGCCGGGCTGCTCATCCTGCTGTTCTGGGTGCTGCCCTGGCTGATCGACAGCGCATCCCAGTTGCCCGACCACACCGGCGAAACCCGGGAATACGCGAGCTCCCACGCGGCACCGCGCAGGCCGTACCCGGTGGACGAAGCCCACTGGGTAACGCAGGACCACATCGACTGCGACGCCCGCACCTGCGCTGCCAAGGCCGCAGCCATCGACGTGCTCATCGAAGCCGGGCACATGAAACCAGCGAGATACTTCCGGTGAACCCGACAGCTCGCCGATGTCCTCGACCGCTGGTGCGCAGGAACCCTGGCACGAACTCGCCGGTTCAGGCGCTGACCGATCGGCTACTTCGCCGAGGCGACCGGCTGCTTGGCGGGTGCGGAGTCCGGTGCGACGCCGTCGTGCGCCACCATGGCGGCGTCGCGGCCCATGGTCGGACCGCTGGCGAGCAGCCCGACGATCGGCCACGGCGCCGGTTCCGGCGTGACGCCGGACTCCTTGTCCATGCCGAGCGCCTTCGCCGCCTCATTGTCCTTGATACCGAAGCGAACTCCGGTGTCGGCGACGTAGAACATGCTGTCCTTGCGTCGGCTGTCCGGTTCGATGCCGGTGGTCTGCACGAAG carries:
- the mycP gene encoding type VII secretion-associated serine protease mycosin, encoding MKRVLRTGAAAAVLSLSVSFGVGTGQGIAYADRPPPVDPGQLPSGDPARPLDKTERPANASCYSTQQGGDGPAVPIPQRSLNLPHAWEFSRGEGQLIAVIDTGVVAHPRLPDLEAGGDYVAEPGDGTSEDCDAHGTVVAGIVAAKPVEGQGFSGVAPEARVLSIRQTSALYEIPGRQDKRPEDPPKGYGRLDALASAIRRAADRRASVINISLVSCVPNGQSFNDGPVGAAVRYATLEMDAVVVVAAGNTDGNCKPSNPGIDPLKPEGDQWNNVTTNVTPARYDDYVLTVGSIDQNGAPSNFTVPGPWVGVAAPGEDIVSLDPRGTGTITGKYDGQSLVPLKGTSFAAPYVSGVVALVRARFPELSALDVIKRIQATAHAPAEGWNPYVGYGAIDPIAALTAEVPKALPPKKPAAPLSVQLAVPAPSPAPDHRARNVALIGSGSVAGLLILGMLASFPIRRRFGVHEDG
- a CDS encoding potassium channel family protein, which gives rise to MSSVMSDSDPQSKPGVATTASPPVLTRRQAWERATNAPMIMLAVCFVGIYAWYVLDTGASQELDAWLTRADVAIWAVFAADFAIRLWLSTNRWRFVRTHPLELLIVLLPPFRPVRLVRAALLLVDTVNRRAVTRARMAVFVGTSSALVILLCSLAFFDAEYGVEDSKIDSFGDALWWSMVSVTTVGYGDVYPVTTEGRFVSLILMTFGIGLISFAIGTTTSWVMDQLRSVEQSAERADIEIGLLAEEVRALRAEVAALASSAADNPAAPMAPADTHGP
- a CDS encoding helix-turn-helix domain-containing protein; the encoded protein is MLASGKPGPALALVRKQMGLSQVDFGELLHWDRTHAGRVERGEVGTIFDVRELIRAADALGIPRCALLPLLLGDTNTGTIEDRPGEGVDDVDRRQFVQTATIAVAATGAAADLPWSDPIRVGTGHIAYLRRVTQQLWEHDNVYGGGRIADFVIQQYGLARRLVDHGEYGSRIGADLIDAACRLAGFAGWVAEDIGRFERARRFYTEAVLLAEQCGKEELLEDAVANMSFLATKRPTSREPVHLAQRASELARRIPSARLNALRTARVAVAHAAVGEGREFEQAMIRAWREVDRGLDDSDDPIWLHFVTPAEIKSIEARGRSYLGQHSRAATVYREAIGSGGTMLPRDEASYRAYFAASLAGLGDLNTAITEGHMALSLLKGPVSSPRLVQELRPVRVGVSRLRGDEAEHFRHRFDALCGSATGHGGSS